The Asticcacaulis sp. EMRT-3 region TGTTCGTCGATATGGCCCACTATGCCGGTCTGGTGGCGGGCGGCGTCTATCCCGATCCCCTGCCGCACGCCCATGTGGTGACCACCACCACGCACAAAACCCTGCGCGGACCGCGCGGCGGCATGATCCTTAGCAATGACGAAGCCCTGGGCAAGAAGATCAATTCGGCCGTCTTCCCCGGCTTGCAGGGCGGGCCTTTGATGCACGTCATCGCCGGTAAGGCTGTGGCCTTCGGTGAGGCGCTGCAACCGGAATTCAAGCTCTATGCGCAGCAGGTTGTGGCCAATGCCCGCGTGCTGGCGTCCACGCTGGTTGAGCGCGGCCTGGCCATCGTGACCGGCGGCACGGACAGTCACGTCATGTCGGTCGATCTGCGTCCCAAGGGCCAGACCGGCAAGGGCACGGAAGCGGCGCTTGAGGCCGCCTTCATCACCTGCAACAAGAATGGTATTCCGTTCGATCCGCAGCCCTTCACCATCACGTCCGGCGTTCGCCTCGGCACGCCTGCGGGCACGACGCGCGGCTTCCGTGAGGAAGAGTTTAAGCAGATCGGCCATCTGATCGCCGATGTGATCGACGGCATGGCGGCCAATAATGGCGAGCCTGATCTGGCCGTGCAGGAAAAAGTGCGCGCGGCGGTCAAGGCCCTGACCGGCAAATTCCCGATCTACGGTTAAGCCATGCGCTGTCCGTTTTGCGGCAATCTGGAAAGTCAGGTCAAGGACTCGCGGCCTTCGGAAGACGGCGCGGCCATCCGCCGTCGCCGTTCGTGCCCGGAATGCGGCGGGCGCTTCACCACGTTTGAACGTGTGCAGTTGCGCGACCTGATGATTGTCAAGCGATCCGGGCGGCGCACGCCTTTCGACCGCGCCAAGCTGGAGCGTTCGCTGTCGATTGCGCTGCGCAAGCGACCGATTGATCAGGATCGCATCGACCGCATGGTGTCGGGGATCGTGCGTCAGTTAGAGAGCATGGGCGAGACGGATATTCCGTCTGATGCCGTCGGCGAACTGGTAATGGCGGCGCTCAAATCGCTCGATGTGGTGGCCTATGTGCGTTACGCCTCGGTGTATCGTGATTTCCGCGAAACCTCGGACTTTGCCAAGTTTCTTGGTGATGAGGGGTTGCATCAGGAATCGAGTGAGCCCGTAGAAGATCCGCATATTATCCGGCAAGGCTTGGGCGAACAGGATATTTCGCCTAGCGATGACGCTTAGAATTTAGACATGCCGCCATATCCCCTCTCCCCACGGGAGGGGAGAGGGTGGTTCGCTTGCGAACCGGGTGAGGGGTTCTAAGGCTGCGGTATTTACCCCTCACCCTAACCCTCTCCCCTTTGCATGGGGAGAGGGGACAGGTAAAGCGAACGCATGACCCGTCCCTCCGTCACACTGAAACTCGCCACCACGCTCGACGGGCGGATTGCGACCCATGACGGCCAGAGCCGGTGGATCACCGGTGAGGAGGCGCGGCGCGTCGTGCATGAATTACGCGGCGGTCATGACGCGGTTCTGGTCGGCATCGAAACCGTCCTGCATGATGATCCCGAACTGACCGTCCGCCTGCCCAATTATGAAGGTTTCCAGCCAGCGCGCGTGGTGCTCGATTCGCGTGGCCGTCTGCCGATGGCGTCGAAACTGGTGCAGACGGCGCGGGTGATCCCGACCTATGTGGTGACCACCGGCAACATCGCGCCGGAAATGCAGTCGCTGGGTGTCAAGGCGCTGAAGGTGCCGTCCAAACACCAGCGGGTCGATCTGGCGGCGGCGCTCGAAGCCCTGAGCGCGGTCGGTATCGAGCGTCTGTTCGTCGAAGGGGGCGGCGTCATCGCCACGGCCTTCCTGCGCGCTGGTTTCATTGATCGCCTTGAATGGTTTCGCTCGGCCACCATCTTGGGCGGAGATGCGCGCCCGGTGATCGGTCACCTCAATATCGAGGATTTGTCGCAGATGGTGCGCTTCACCCGGCTGGGTGTGCAGTCGGTGGGTGACGATCTGTGGGAGACGTATGAATTGGTATGAGACGTTTACGGGGTGGGATACTAAACCTTCATCCTTCCTCTGTTTACGGGGCCGGAGATTAAACCTTCATCCTTCCTCTGTTTACGGGGCCGGAGATTAAACCTTCATCCTTCCTCTGTTTACGGGGCCGGAGATTAAACCTTCATCCTTCCCCGTTTACGGGGAAGGTGGCGAGCTTGTCTCGCCGGAAGGGGGGATAGCAGACGACAGATTTCCCCCTTTCGTCTGCTCGTTACACTCGCATCCACCTTCCCCGTAAACGGGGAAGGATAAAAGACTCCGGCCCCGTACAAGGGGAAGGATGATAAAATGAGGTCTGAATTTGTTTACCGGCATTATTTCAAGCATCGGCACGGTCAAGGCGCTTAAGCGCTCGGATGAAGGGATGCGTCTGACCATGATGGTCGATTTCCCGCTCGACGATGTTGTGCTGGGCGCGTCGATCAGCCATGCCGGTTGCTGCCTGACCGTGGTGAAAAAAGGCGAGGGCGTCTATGATCTTGATGTCTCCAACGAAACCCTGAGCCTGACCAACCTTTCCGAATGGCGGGTCGGCACGCAGGTCAATTTGGAGCGCGCGCTCAAGATCGGCGATGAGCTGGGCGGTCATATCGTGTCCGGCCACATCGATGGCTTGGCGAAACTGATCAGCGTGACGCCCGATGGCGAAAGCTACCGCCTGACGTTCGAAGCGCCTGCGCCCCTGCATCGCTTTATCGCGCCCAAGGGTTCGGTGGCGCTCGACGGCATTTCGCTGACGGTCAATGAGGTCGAGGGCCAGACCTTTGGCGTCAATATCATCCCCCATACCTGGACGCACACCACCTTATCGCAGACAGGGGTTGGCGGGCATGTTAATCTTGAGGTTGATCGTCTGGCGCGCTATGCCGCGCGCTGGTATGAAACAAAGGCCCTGTCATGACCCTGCATAAAATCACCACCGATCTGCAACCGGTCAATGACCTTGCCAATAGCCATGCCAATAGCTATGAAAGCCCGATCTCGGCTATCGAGGCTATTCTGGAAGATGCGCGCAATGGCCGCCCCTATATTCTCGTCGATGCCGAAGACCGCGAAAACGAAGGTGATGTGGTTATTCCGGCTCAGATGGCCACGCCCGATGTCATCAACTTTATGGCGCGGTTTGCGCGCGGCCTGATCTGTCTGTCGATCACGGGTGAGCGCGCCAAGGCGCTGCGCCTGCCGCCGATGGTGCATGATAATGGCGCACGCAACGGCACGGCTTTTACCGTGTCGATCGAGGCCAAGGACGGCATCTCGACCGGCATTTCGCCGCGTGACCGCGCCCATACCATCGCCGTCGCCATCGATCCCGGCAAGGATTCGCGCGACATCGTATCACCCGGCCATGTCTTTCCACTGGTGGCGCGTGAAGGCGGCGTGTTGGTGCGCGCCGGTCATACCGAGGCGGCGGTCGATATTTCGCGCATGGCCGGGCTCTATCCGGCGGGCGTGATCTGCGAGATCATCAATGATGACGGCTCGATGGCGCGTTTGCCCGATCTGGTGAAATTCGCCCAGACCCACGGCATGAAGATCGGCACGATTGCCGACCTGATCGCCTATCGTCGCCGCACCGAACGCTTTGTCGAGCGCGTGCTGGAGCGTCCCTTCGACAGCGAATGGGGCGGTCAATTCCGCTTGCTTGTCTATCGCAATCAACTGGACGACGCCGAGCATCTGGCCCTTGTCAAGCAACAGCCGCAGGCTGGAAAGCCTACCCTCGTTCGGATGCACCAGCTCGATCTGGCCTCGGATGTGCTGGCAGGTTCAGGCGGGCCGTTCCGTAGCCATTATGTGCAAAAGGCGATGGAGGCTCTGGCGGCGCATGATGGCCCGGCGGTGATGGTGCTGCTGCGCGATCCCGATCCGAAGGTTCTGTCGGGCCGGTTCGCCAGTGACGAGTTGCACGGGCCGGGGGCGCGGGGTTTGCGCGATTACGGCGTGGGGGCGCAAATCCTGCTCGATCTCGGTGTGCGCGAAATGATTTCCCTGTCCTCGACGCGGCCAAAACCGGCGGCGCTCGAAGGCTATGGCTTGTCGATCATCGACTGGCAGGCGCTTTAGGGCTTTTTCATGGGGCCGGAAGCGCGTATGAGCCTGTTTCTGCCTGACTTCATTCAGTCGATTCTTTTTATTCAGGACCACGCGCTTGAGCCTTGATACCTCCCTCCGCATCCTCATCGTCGAAAGCCGCTTTTACGACGATATTGCCGACGAACTGCTGGCCGGGGCCAAGGATGCGCTGACCGCGCACGACATCGCCTTCGATGTCGTCACCGTTCCGGGCGCGTTTGAGATTCCGGCCGCCATCGCCATGGCCGAAGATGCGGCCCACCGTCCGATGGGCCGCGCCTATGATGGCTATGTGGCGCTGGGCTGCGTGATCCGTGGCGATACCACCCATTATGATTATGTCTGCAATGAATCGGCGCGTGGCCTGATGAATCTCAGCTACAAGCAGCGCCTCGCCATCGGCTATGGTATTCTGACTGTCGAAGACGAAGAACAGGCCTGGGTGCGGGCGCGCCGTAATGAAGGCAATAAGGGTGGCGCGGTGGCGATGGTCGCTTTGAGCATGATCACCCTGCGCAAAACCCTGATGGAGGGCGGCCAATGAGCGAATCGACGCCGCCCACCAGTCTGAAGGCCGTGATGGAACACCTGAACGCTCAGGCGGGCGTTACGCCGTCCCTGACCAAGAAGGATAAGCGCGCCCGCACCGTGGCGCGGCTGGTGCTGGTGCAGGCCCTGTACCAACTGGAGCTGACCGGTTCGGGTGTTGAGGCCGTGATCCGCGAATTTTCCGATTATCGCTTTGATGGCGACATCGAGGGCGAGCCGATGGGGCAGGCCGATGAGGCCTTTTTTGCCGAGGGTGCGCGCGCCGTGGTGCGCGAACAGGCGACCATCGATGCGGCGATCACGGCGCGTCTGGCGGCGGGCTGGCGTATCGAACGCCTCGACACGACGGTGCGCGCCATTTTGCGCGCTGGAACGTGGGAGATGATGCTGCGCAAGGATGTGGCGCTGGAAGTGGTCATCAACGAATATGTCGAGATCGCCCGCGCCTTCTTTGGTGAAACCGAGGCCCGCTTCGTCAATGCTGCGCTCGACGGCATTGCCAAGGATGTAAGATAGCTCCCCTTGCGTCATGACGGAACGGCGAGGGGCTGTTCCTTGACCCTATGAGGCCCGATATGAGCGAACACGACGAGTTTTCGATTATCGACCAGTTGTTCAAGCCGCTGGCGGGCCTGTGCCGCGAAGCGCGCGGCCTGATGGATGATGTGGCGGTCATTCCCGGCGATGCCGAGCACGACCTGCTTGTCTCGACCGACGCGCTGGTGGCGGGCGTCCATTTCTTCGAGAACGATCCGCTCGATCTGGTGGCGCGCAAGCTGATGCGCGTCAATATTTCCGACATCATCGCCAAGGGCGGCACGCCCTACGGCTATCAGCTCGTCACCGCTTGGCCGCGCGGCACCCCGATCAACGACAAGCGCGATTTTGTGCGCGGGCTGAAGGCCGATCAGGATCGCTTCGGTCTCAGCCTGTTTGGCGGCGACACGGTATCAACGCCGGGGCCGCTGACCTTGGTCATGACCATTTTCGGCAAGGCCCCGCGTGGCCGCGCCCTGTCACGTGTCGGGGCAAAGCCGGGCGACCGTATCTTCGTGTCGGGCTATATCGGCCAGGGTCATCTGGGTCTGCGGGCCTTGCAAGGGGCTTTAAGCGGCCTGTCGCAAGGTGATCGCAATGCGTTGATCAGCGCCTATCACCTGCCCGAAATCCGGCCCGATCTGGCGTCGGCTGTGCTGAACCATGCCAGTTCGGCGATGGATATCTCCGATGGGTTGCTGGCTGATGCCGACCATATGGCGCGCGCCAATGGATTGATGATGCGCCTTGATCTCGACCGTGTGCCCACCTCGCTGGCGGCGCGGGCGGCTATTGCGCAGGGGTGCAGCGTCATCGACCTGGTAACGGGCGGTGACGATTATCAGATACTTTGTACGGCTGCTGACGCCGGTGCTGACGCCCTTCTGATGGCGGGTTTTTATGAAATCGGCGTTTGCCTGGGCCTGTCGCAGGACGCATTGCCGGGGGCGGAACTCTGGGCAGGCGAACGCCGTGTCGATGCGCCTGTAAAGGGTTTTCGCCACCCGGTATAAGACTACATCGTCCTGCGCGCGATACCCCCTTACCGGAAATTTATAATTGTAGTATCGTTTTCGTTGCGAAATCGGCATTGCCGCTCTTGCACGCCAAATCTATGACAGGGCTACAAGCCAGTCCGGCAATGTGTTCGGACGTCTTTCGGAGGTGATCGTTCATGAAGCGTTTTACAACATTCAATACCCTGCGCGCCGCTCTTGCACTTGGGCTCGGTGCCGCGCTGGTGATGCCTTCGCTGGCCTCGGCGCAGGATCGCGATCTGCGCAACTATGATGGTTATTGCTATGCCAAAAAGGCCGATGCCCAGCGTAACGGCACGGTCATCGGCGCGGTGCTCGGTGGCCTGATCGGCAGCCAGGTATCGAAACATGAGCGTGGCCTCGGTGCGGTGGGCGGTGCGGTGCTCGGTGGCGTGATCGGCAACAGCGCCGGCAAAAGCAGCGTTAAATGCTATGATGGCAACTACTATGCCTATCAGGGGCATTATTATGATCCGGCTCCGGCACCGTACGGCTATACGGTCGTTTATTGGAAATCCCGGCCTTCGTCTTCGCATTATAGCCACGTCTATTATGACCGTGATCGCCACGCCGGGCCGCCGCCCTGGAATTATAATGACGCCTGGAAAAATAATGGCCGCAATGACAATAATGGTCACGGCCATAATGGTCATGACAATAATGGTCATCATAACGGCTGGCGTGACAAGAACGGTCACTGGCACAATAATCGTTGATCTGACGCCATTTTTTTTGAAAAGTCCTCCTGGAAATCGGGAGGACTTTTTTCGTTCAAGGCTTGTAAACCGTTTTGCGGCAAGGTCGGGCCATGAGCCCTTTACGTCGCCAGTTTTTTGTCACCCTGCCTCTGCTTGCCCTCCTGCCGACTTTGGCAAGAGCTGACGACAAGAAGGATGCCGCCGCCCCGTCGGTGCAACTGGCGACGGTGGCTGTGCCGATCACTCAGAATAACCGTCTGGTCAATTATATCTTCATCAGCGTGCGCGTGGACCTGACCATGATGGCCAATGAAGGCAAGTTCCGCGACATGGAACCCTATTTCCGCGATGCCATTGTGCGCGTGACCAGCAAAACCTCGTTCGGACTGCCCGGTCATGATGATCAGCTCGATACGGCCCGCTTCAAAGCGGCCATGATGCCAGCCTTTGCCGACATTACCGGGCCGGGCATGGTCAAATCCATCGATGTCTTGTCGCAAACGCCTAAATTTCATCATTAGAGCGCTTTTCGATCTGATAGACTCAAATCGGCGCTCTAATACCAACTTGCGCAGACCAGAACCTATTTGGGTGCAAGTTGGTATTCGCATTTTTTCAGCTCAAGCGCCGCCAATCCTCTTTGATGAAGAATGGGCTCGCCGCATACGCGGCGACGAGCAGTCGCGCTTGCCAAGCTGCGATGAGTCAAAGTCATCGCAGCTTGGTATAAGTTTTTATTTTATCGCTCTTCCTTACCCAAAAAGTGGATCCACTTTTTGGGAGAACGCTCTAGTGATCGACGTTTGCCGGAGGTTTGCGCTGCATTGCGTGCATCTTAAGCATTTGTATTCTTAAACTATAAGTAATGGTGATCTTGCAATGCAGCAAACATTGCGCGCGAAGCCTTTGCGTTTGCAGGTTTTAGTGATGATCAAGCCTTGAACTTAAGAAAAACTTTTGGCACTCTCCGTCGCAATCAAAAAATAAGACCTTGAATAAGGTTCGTTTTTTGATGTTCAAAAACAGGCATTGCATCTGCTTTGCCCTGAAAAATATAAACAGACAGGGGTTCCGTTATGAATATTGCTTTGATGCTGGCCATTGCGGCCGGCATACTTGGCCTGCTCTATGGGGTTGTGCAGACCCTGAGCCTTTTGAAGGCCGATGCGGGTAACGAGCGTATGCGTGAAATCGCCGCGGCTATCCAGGAAGGGGCCAGCGCCTATCTGAAGCGGCAATATACGACCATCGCCATGGTCGGTGTCGTCATTTTTGTACTCGCATGGGTATTCCTCGGTCAGTGGTCGGCCATCGGCTTTGCCATCGGCTCTATACTTTCTGGTGCAGCCGGTTTTGCCGGTATGCTGATCTCGGTGCGCGCCAATGTGCGCACGGCACAGGCGGCCTCGGAAAGCCTGAAAAAGGGTCTGAGCCTGGCTTTTGGCGCAGGCGCGGTGACCGGTCTGTTCGTAGCGGGCGGGGCGCTGCTCGGCGTTTCGGGTTATTTTGCCATCCTGACGCTTGGCCTTCATCTTGATCCCACCAGCCGCGACGTGGTCAATGCGTTGGTGTCGCTCGGCTTCGGTGCGTCGCTGATCTCGATCTTCGCCCGTCTTGGCGGCGGTATCTTCACCAAGGGGGCGGATGTCGGCGGCGATATGGTCGGCAAGGTTGAGGCCGGTATCCCTGAGGACGACCCGCGTAACCCCGCCACCATCGCCGATAATGTCGGCGATAATGTCGGCGATTGCGCCGGTATGGCGGCCGATCTGTTTGAAACCTATGCGGTGACGATGGTGGCCACGATGGTGCTGACCACCATCTTCTTCGGCACTTCGCCGCTGTTGATGCCGATGATGATGCTGCCGCTCGCCATCGGCGCGGTCTGTATCGTCACCTCGATCATCGGCACCTTCTTTGTGTCATTGGGTAAGTCGCAAAACATCATGGGGGCCTTGTATAAGGGCCTGATCGCCACCGGCATATTGTCGATCGTGGCGGTGGCCGGGGTGATCTGGAAGTTCGTCGGTTTCGATACGCCGATCAGCTATGAGCTGGGAGGCCTGACCTTCGCCTTCACCGGCATGACCCTGTTCTGGTGCGGCATGGTGGGGCTGGCCGTGACGGCGGGCTTCATCGTCGTGACGGAATATTATACCGGCACGGGCAAGCGCCCGGTCGTCTCCATCGCTCAGGCCTCGGTGACCGGACACGGCACCAATGTTATTCAGGGTCTGGCGGTTTCGATGGAATCGACGGCTATACCCGCCCTGATCATCGTGGCGGGTATCATCTGCTGCTATCTGCTGGCGGGCCTGTTCGGTATCGCCATCGCCACCACCACCATGCTGGCTCTGGCGGGCATGATCGTGGCGCTCGACGCCTTTGGGCCGGTGACCGACAATGCGGGCGGTATCGCCGAAATGGCGGGCCTGCCCAAGGAGGTGCGCCACACCACCGATGCGCTCGATGCGGTGGGCAATACCACCAAGGCCGTCACCAAGGGCTATGCCATCGGCTCGGCGGGCTTAGGTGCACTGGTTCTGTTCGCCGCCTATACGTCCGATCTCAAGCACTATGCCGGTCTGGCCGATGCTCCGGCTATCTTTCAGGGCCTCGGCGACCTGACCTTCTCGCTGTCCTCGCCGTGGGTGGTGATCGGTCTGCTGATCGGCGGGCTTCTGCCCTATCTGTTCGGCGGCATGGGCATGACGGCCGTTGGTCGCGCCGCGCAATCGGTGGTCGAGGAGGTGCGCAAGCAGTTCCGCGAGGATCCGGGCATTATGGCAGGCACGTCCAAGCCCAATTATGGCCGCGCTGTCGATATGCTGACCAAGGCGGCGATCCGGGAAATGATCATCCCGTCGCTGCTGCCGGTTCTGTCGCCCATCGTCCTGTTCACCATCGTCTATTATATCGGTGGCCGGGTGCCGGCGTTTGAATCTGTGGGCGCCATGCTGCTGGGCGTCATCGTTACCGGCATTTTTGTTGCCATCTCAATGACATCGGGTGGCGGCGCCTGGGATAATGCCAAGAAGTCGTTCGAGGATGGCTTCATCGACAAGGACGGCGTCAAGCACATGAAGGGCTCGGAAGCGCACAAGGCCTCCGTGACCGGCGATACGGTCGGCGATCCTTACAAGGATACGGCGGGCCCGGCGGTCAATCCGATGATCAAGATCACCAATATTGTGGCCTTGCTCATGCTGGCGGTTCTGGCCCACGGCGCGTAAATTTTGGGCCCATGAAAACGAAAGCCCCGGCTGTCAGGCCGGGGCTTTTTTGCGCCGCCTTTGAAAAGGTCAGGCGAGCCGCGTATAGAGGCG contains the following coding sequences:
- the glyA gene encoding serine hydroxymethyltransferase; the protein is MNAPANASAFVPQGYFHNDLASSDTEVLHAIEGELHRQQDQIELIASENIVSKAVLEAQGSVLTNKYAEGYPGRRYYGGCEYVDDIERIAIERAKKLFNCAFANVQPHSGAQANQAVFFSLLQPGDTFMGMDLACGGHLTHGSPANQSGKWFNVVPYGVTESDNTIDMDQVAALAQQHKPKLILAGASNYPRHIDFKRFREIADSVGAYLFVDMAHYAGLVAGGVYPDPLPHAHVVTTTTHKTLRGPRGGMILSNDEALGKKINSAVFPGLQGGPLMHVIAGKAVAFGEALQPEFKLYAQQVVANARVLASTLVERGLAIVTGGTDSHVMSVDLRPKGQTGKGTEAALEAAFITCNKNGIPFDPQPFTITSGVRLGTPAGTTRGFREEEFKQIGHLIADVIDGMAANNGEPDLAVQEKVRAAVKALTGKFPIYG
- the nrdR gene encoding transcriptional regulator NrdR, coding for MRCPFCGNLESQVKDSRPSEDGAAIRRRRSCPECGGRFTTFERVQLRDLMIVKRSGRRTPFDRAKLERSLSIALRKRPIDQDRIDRMVSGIVRQLESMGETDIPSDAVGELVMAALKSLDVVAYVRYASVYRDFRETSDFAKFLGDEGLHQESSEPVEDPHIIRQGLGEQDISPSDDA
- a CDS encoding RibD family protein produces the protein MTRPSVTLKLATTLDGRIATHDGQSRWITGEEARRVVHELRGGHDAVLVGIETVLHDDPELTVRLPNYEGFQPARVVLDSRGRLPMASKLVQTARVIPTYVVTTGNIAPEMQSLGVKALKVPSKHQRVDLAAALEALSAVGIERLFVEGGGVIATAFLRAGFIDRLEWFRSATILGGDARPVIGHLNIEDLSQMVRFTRLGVQSVGDDLWETYELV
- a CDS encoding riboflavin synthase; translation: MFTGIISSIGTVKALKRSDEGMRLTMMVDFPLDDVVLGASISHAGCCLTVVKKGEGVYDLDVSNETLSLTNLSEWRVGTQVNLERALKIGDELGGHIVSGHIDGLAKLISVTPDGESYRLTFEAPAPLHRFIAPKGSVALDGISLTVNEVEGQTFGVNIIPHTWTHTTLSQTGVGGHVNLEVDRLARYAARWYETKALS
- the ribB gene encoding 3,4-dihydroxy-2-butanone-4-phosphate synthase translates to MTLHKITTDLQPVNDLANSHANSYESPISAIEAILEDARNGRPYILVDAEDRENEGDVVIPAQMATPDVINFMARFARGLICLSITGERAKALRLPPMVHDNGARNGTAFTVSIEAKDGISTGISPRDRAHTIAVAIDPGKDSRDIVSPGHVFPLVAREGGVLVRAGHTEAAVDISRMAGLYPAGVICEIINDDGSMARLPDLVKFAQTHGMKIGTIADLIAYRRRTERFVERVLERPFDSEWGGQFRLLVYRNQLDDAEHLALVKQQPQAGKPTLVRMHQLDLASDVLAGSGGPFRSHYVQKAMEALAAHDGPAVMVLLRDPDPKVLSGRFASDELHGPGARGLRDYGVGAQILLDLGVREMISLSSTRPKPAALEGYGLSIIDWQAL
- a CDS encoding 6,7-dimethyl-8-ribityllumazine synthase, with product MSLDTSLRILIVESRFYDDIADELLAGAKDALTAHDIAFDVVTVPGAFEIPAAIAMAEDAAHRPMGRAYDGYVALGCVIRGDTTHYDYVCNESARGLMNLSYKQRLAIGYGILTVEDEEQAWVRARRNEGNKGGAVAMVALSMITLRKTLMEGGQ
- the nusB gene encoding transcription antitermination factor NusB, with protein sequence MSESTPPTSLKAVMEHLNAQAGVTPSLTKKDKRARTVARLVLVQALYQLELTGSGVEAVIREFSDYRFDGDIEGEPMGQADEAFFAEGARAVVREQATIDAAITARLAAGWRIERLDTTVRAILRAGTWEMMLRKDVALEVVINEYVEIARAFFGETEARFVNAALDGIAKDVR
- the thiL gene encoding thiamine-phosphate kinase; amino-acid sequence: MSEHDEFSIIDQLFKPLAGLCREARGLMDDVAVIPGDAEHDLLVSTDALVAGVHFFENDPLDLVARKLMRVNISDIIAKGGTPYGYQLVTAWPRGTPINDKRDFVRGLKADQDRFGLSLFGGDTVSTPGPLTLVMTIFGKAPRGRALSRVGAKPGDRIFVSGYIGQGHLGLRALQGALSGLSQGDRNALISAYHLPEIRPDLASAVLNHASSAMDISDGLLADADHMARANGLMMRLDLDRVPTSLAARAAIAQGCSVIDLVTGGDDYQILCTAADAGADALLMAGFYEIGVCLGLSQDALPGAELWAGERRVDAPVKGFRHPV
- a CDS encoding glycine zipper 2TM domain-containing protein, with the protein product MKRFTTFNTLRAALALGLGAALVMPSLASAQDRDLRNYDGYCYAKKADAQRNGTVIGAVLGGLIGSQVSKHERGLGAVGGAVLGGVIGNSAGKSSVKCYDGNYYAYQGHYYDPAPAPYGYTVVYWKSRPSSSHYSHVYYDRDRHAGPPPWNYNDAWKNNGRNDNNGHGHNGHDNNGHHNGWRDKNGHWHNNR
- a CDS encoding sodium-translocating pyrophosphatase; translation: MNIALMLAIAAGILGLLYGVVQTLSLLKADAGNERMREIAAAIQEGASAYLKRQYTTIAMVGVVIFVLAWVFLGQWSAIGFAIGSILSGAAGFAGMLISVRANVRTAQAASESLKKGLSLAFGAGAVTGLFVAGGALLGVSGYFAILTLGLHLDPTSRDVVNALVSLGFGASLISIFARLGGGIFTKGADVGGDMVGKVEAGIPEDDPRNPATIADNVGDNVGDCAGMAADLFETYAVTMVATMVLTTIFFGTSPLLMPMMMLPLAIGAVCIVTSIIGTFFVSLGKSQNIMGALYKGLIATGILSIVAVAGVIWKFVGFDTPISYELGGLTFAFTGMTLFWCGMVGLAVTAGFIVVTEYYTGTGKRPVVSIAQASVTGHGTNVIQGLAVSMESTAIPALIIVAGIICCYLLAGLFGIAIATTTMLALAGMIVALDAFGPVTDNAGGIAEMAGLPKEVRHTTDALDAVGNTTKAVTKGYAIGSAGLGALVLFAAYTSDLKHYAGLADAPAIFQGLGDLTFSLSSPWVVIGLLIGGLLPYLFGGMGMTAVGRAAQSVVEEVRKQFREDPGIMAGTSKPNYGRAVDMLTKAAIREMIIPSLLPVLSPIVLFTIVYYIGGRVPAFESVGAMLLGVIVTGIFVAISMTSGGGAWDNAKKSFEDGFIDKDGVKHMKGSEAHKASVTGDTVGDPYKDTAGPAVNPMIKITNIVALLMLAVLAHGA